DNA from Clostridia bacterium:
GACGGCGACACGTGGGTGGCCGTCGAGGTCCGCGCGCGGCGCACGATGACCGCCGGCACGCCGGCCGAATCGATCACGGCGGGCAAGCGCGTCCGTCTTGCTCGGGCCGCCCGCTGGTTCGCCTCCGTCCACGGCTGCCTCGACGCGGCCTGGCGCTTCGACGTGTGCGCCGTCATCTCGCGCTCCGGGCGCCTGAGCGTCGAGTGGATCGAGGACGCGTTCTCCGTCGACGAGGGTCTTTTCTAGCGTTTGACGCGCTGCGGTAAGATAGCTGTGTGAGGGGGGTGACGTCCGGTGGCCATCCAGTTTACCCCTGAAGCCGTGAAAGAGTTGAAGGAACTCATCAAGCAGGAAGGCGAGCCGAAACCGGACCTGCGCATCCACATCCAGCACCGCTGCGGATGCGGCAACGTCCATTTCGGCATGGGCTGGGACGACAAGCGCCCCGAGGACGAAGTCGTCGAACAGGACGGGTTCCGTGTCATCTTCGACAAGGAGACGGCCACGTACCTGGAGGACGCGGAAGTCGACTTCGAGGAGCGCGGCGTGCAGCGGGGTTTCGTGATCCGCCGGCCGAACGCCGGCCACTGCTGCGGACACTGACCC
Protein-coding regions in this window:
- a CDS encoding YraN family protein, translated to MSEGATSGGDRAAFGRRAEDAAAAAAQARGYRIVARNWRCRAGEIDLVVRDGDTWVAVEVRARRTMTAGTPAESITAGKRVRLARAARWFASVHGCLDAAWRFDVCAVISRSGRLSVEWIEDAFSVDEGLF
- a CDS encoding iron-sulfur cluster assembly accessory protein, which gives rise to MAIQFTPEAVKELKELIKQEGEPKPDLRIHIQHRCGCGNVHFGMGWDDKRPEDEVVEQDGFRVIFDKETATYLEDAEVDFEERGVQRGFVIRRPNAGHCCGH